In the Ipomoea triloba cultivar NCNSP0323 chromosome 6, ASM357664v1 genome, one interval contains:
- the LOC116023325 gene encoding syntaxin-32-like isoform X2: MMLPKAASASVRDRTHEFHSIAERLKKSFSSAQNGASSSASSSRLDQRSMVAMQSEFNKKASKIGFGIHQTSQKLSKLAKLAKRTSVFDDPTTEIQELTAVIKQDITALNSAVVDLQLVSNSRNESGNSDTTTHSTTVVDDLKNRLMSATKEFKDVLTMRTENLKVHENRRQLFSSTASKDSSNPFVRQRPLAAKSAAGTSSPSPPPWANGSKSSSQLFPRKQNDGESQPLLPQQQQQQQMVPLQDTYMQSRAEALQNVEATIHELGSIFNQLATLVSQQGEIAIRIDENMDDTLANVEGAQGALLKYLNSISSNRWLMIKIFFVLIFFLMIFLFFVA; the protein is encoded by the exons atgatgCTACCGAAAGCTGCGAGTGCGTCGGTTCGGGATCGAACTCATGAGTTTCATAGCATAGCAGAGCGGTTGAAGAAGTCCTTTTCGTCGGCGCAGAATGGGGCAAGTAGTAGTGCAAGCAGCAGTAGATTAGACCAGAGGTCCATGGTCGCCATGCAGTCTGAGTTCAATAAAAAGGCGTCAAAAATCGGGTTCGGTATACACCAGACGTCGCAGAAGCTCTCTAAGCTTGCAAAAT TGGCAAAAAGAACCTCTGTTTTCGATGACCCCACCACAGAGATTCAAGAACTGACTGCAGTTATTAAGCAAGATATCACTGCACTGAACTCCGCTGTAGTTGATCTTCAGCTTGTATCTAATTCACGTAATGAAAGTGGTAATAGTGACACCACTACCCATTCAACCACAGTTGTAGATGACTTAAAGAACCGCTTGATGAGTGCCACAAAGGAGTTTAAGGATGTCCTAACCATGCGCACAGAG AATTTGAAAGTTCATGAAAACAGAAGACAGCTGTTTTCTTCTACTGCTTCAAAGGATTCCTCAAATCCATTTGTTCGCCAGCGTCCATTAGCTGCCAAATCTGCCGCTGGTACTTCTAGCCCTTCTCCTCCTCCATGGGCTAATGGGTCAAAATCTTCTTCTCAGCTATTCCCAAG GAAACAAAATGATGGTGAAAGTCAACCCTTACTGCCgcagcaacagcaacaacaacaaatggTTCCCCTGCAAGACACCTACATGCAAAGTAGAGCTGAAGCTCTTCAAAATGTGGAGGCTACAATACATGAGCTTGGCAGTATTTTTAATCAACTGGCCACCTTGGTTTCTCAACAAGGAGAGATAGCAATCAG GATTGATGAGAATATGGATGACACGCTGGCAAATGTGGAAGGGGCACAAGGCGCTTTACTCAAGTATCTCAACAGCATCTCATCTAATAGGTGGCTGATGATTAAGATATTCTTTGTGTTGATTTTCTTCCTCatgattttccttttctttgtggCATAG
- the LOC116023325 gene encoding syntaxin-32-like isoform X1, with protein sequence MMLPKAASASVRDRTHEFHSIAERLKKSFSSAQNGASSSASSSRLDQRSMVAMQSEFNKKASKIGFGIHQTSQKLSKLAKLAKRTSVFDDPTTEIQELTAVIKQDITALNSAVVDLQLVSNSRNESGNSDTTTHSTTVVDDLKNRLMSATKEFKDVLTMRTENLKVHENRRQLFSSTASKDSSNPFVRQRPLAAKSAAGTSSPSPPPWANGSKSSSQLFPSRKQNDGESQPLLPQQQQQQQMVPLQDTYMQSRAEALQNVEATIHELGSIFNQLATLVSQQGEIAIRIDENMDDTLANVEGAQGALLKYLNSISSNRWLMIKIFFVLIFFLMIFLFFVA encoded by the exons atgatgCTACCGAAAGCTGCGAGTGCGTCGGTTCGGGATCGAACTCATGAGTTTCATAGCATAGCAGAGCGGTTGAAGAAGTCCTTTTCGTCGGCGCAGAATGGGGCAAGTAGTAGTGCAAGCAGCAGTAGATTAGACCAGAGGTCCATGGTCGCCATGCAGTCTGAGTTCAATAAAAAGGCGTCAAAAATCGGGTTCGGTATACACCAGACGTCGCAGAAGCTCTCTAAGCTTGCAAAAT TGGCAAAAAGAACCTCTGTTTTCGATGACCCCACCACAGAGATTCAAGAACTGACTGCAGTTATTAAGCAAGATATCACTGCACTGAACTCCGCTGTAGTTGATCTTCAGCTTGTATCTAATTCACGTAATGAAAGTGGTAATAGTGACACCACTACCCATTCAACCACAGTTGTAGATGACTTAAAGAACCGCTTGATGAGTGCCACAAAGGAGTTTAAGGATGTCCTAACCATGCGCACAGAG AATTTGAAAGTTCATGAAAACAGAAGACAGCTGTTTTCTTCTACTGCTTCAAAGGATTCCTCAAATCCATTTGTTCGCCAGCGTCCATTAGCTGCCAAATCTGCCGCTGGTACTTCTAGCCCTTCTCCTCCTCCATGGGCTAATGGGTCAAAATCTTCTTCTCAGCTATTCCCAAG CAGGAAACAAAATGATGGTGAAAGTCAACCCTTACTGCCgcagcaacagcaacaacaacaaatggTTCCCCTGCAAGACACCTACATGCAAAGTAGAGCTGAAGCTCTTCAAAATGTGGAGGCTACAATACATGAGCTTGGCAGTATTTTTAATCAACTGGCCACCTTGGTTTCTCAACAAGGAGAGATAGCAATCAG GATTGATGAGAATATGGATGACACGCTGGCAAATGTGGAAGGGGCACAAGGCGCTTTACTCAAGTATCTCAACAGCATCTCATCTAATAGGTGGCTGATGATTAAGATATTCTTTGTGTTGATTTTCTTCCTCatgattttccttttctttgtggCATAG